The sequence GGCAGACAGAAGAACACGGCCCAGGGACCCAGCTGGTGGTCACGAACCCGCAGGTGGGCACAGAGTGCACCAAGGAAGTACAACCCGAGACCCATGGCAGCGAGCGCGCCCAGCACCGGCACGGCGAACCCGGCCAGCAGCCCCAGCGCCCCCAACGCCAGCAGTGTGCCCAGCGGGCGCATCCAGGACCGGGGCACACGCAGCTTGTCCGCCTGACTCTTGGGGTAGTCGTGACCGATGAAGTTGGCGATGGCGGCCGAACCGTTGACAGCCGAGGTGAGGAGGGTGACCACGAGGTAGGCGGCAAACACGAGAAACTCCTTCTTCTGCGCGAGAACGACGGTTGGGCGTTCGTGTCCTTGACAAGACAGCGCCTCAAGGCGTGACACGCCCTGTCAGACCAGCCCCTCGGGGAGAGCTGCACCCTCCGGGGATGCCGAGAGGGCGTCCAAGATCGTTGTGTGACGAAGAGAACTTGGAGCGGGTCTTGAGCGCCATCGGCCGACTACCGCTCGGACCCCGGAAGGGACCTGGTGCCGCTCCCGCTGGAGTGCCGAGGCACCACCGTACGCGTCGTACGGCGGCAGGCCGGTGTTGTGTTCTCGCCCGCGGACCCACGCTCGACGCCGGCTTGCCTCAGGCGGTCTGCAGGGCGAACACGAAGGTGGCCGTACTGAGCACGAGCATGCCCGAGGCGTTGAGGAAGAGGTTGCGTCCCAGATCGCGGGCTCGGATGTGCATGCCCACGGCGGTGAGGAAGTAGCAGACGACGGCGGCGCTGGTCAGCACCGCCAGCGGGGTGGACCAGATGCCCGCGACCAGTCCTGCGGCCGTCGCGGTCTTCATCAGCGGCAGGAGCGGCCAGAACCGGCGGGGGAATCCGACGTCCCGCAGGCAGTCACGGATGAAGCCGACCGGCTTGAGGCACATCGCGGCGTCCGCGAGATGGATGACGGCGAGGCCGGCCAGTGGCCACCAGGGCTGTATCACAGCTGCTACTCCTTCAAGGGTTCGGATCTGCGTGCGTCGAGCAGAGGGAACATTCAAGGGACGGGACGGCGCGGCGATTCGTGACACCCTCACCGAAGACCTGCGCTCGGGCATGGCGGCCGAGGAGCGGCGGTGGGCGTCCTTCGTCCGCGTCGGTACCGCATCAGGTGGACGCTTCGGCGACAGCGATCGACCACCAGATGTAGAAGAGGTTGACCACCAGCCGGGCCGCTACTCCTACCGGCCGCTCCAGGAACCGGGCTCGGTCGGCACGGGCAGACCGCAGGGCGTCGACGTGGGAGACCAGGTAGACGGTGATCAGCGCGGCAGCGGCCCACCCGCCCGCCGCACGCCACCGCGGAGTCAGCACCAGCGCGCCCACCGCGATCTCCGTCGCACCGGCGGCGGCGACCAGGAGCGCGGGCCGGGCAAGCCATCGCGGGACCAGGGTGCGGAAGTAGCTGGGCAGCACGAAGTGCGCCACCCCCACCCCCGACAGGAAGATCCCCAACGAAACAGCCGCGATACGGTTCATGGCGTGAGCATCACCTCTGCCCGCACGTGGGCGCTTGAACGAAACGATCGCCGCCTGGTGTTCGCCTCGGATCCGAACGGGGCGATGTTCGCCGAGACCGGCGCGTTCAGCGTCAGCGTGCACCGCCACCCGGTGTGGAAAGTCGTCCTGTCGCCCGGCGGACTCGTCGAGACCCGGCTGCCAGGAGAGCGTCCGGTCACCTCGGCCGGCGTGATCGTGCCCCCTCTGCTCGTCCACACGGCTGGCGCCTCGTCCTCCTACACCGCCCTGCTCCTCGACCCCTGGAAACTGCCTCCCGACGTGGGCCTGATCCACCTCGACCGGGCCACCGTGCACCGCCTCCTCGCCGCCCTCGACCAAAACGCGGAACCGGGCCCGGACGCCGACCTCGCCGCGGCCGCGGTCGAACTCACCGCCCTGACCGGCCCCGCACAGCCCCTCGATCCCCGAGTGGCCCATGCGATCGGGGAAAGCACCCGCGACACCCCACCCGCAGCAATCGGCTCCATCGCGGCCGCCGTCGGATTGTCCGCGACACGTCTGCGCGCCCTGGTCCGTACGTCAGTGGGAGTGCCGCTCGTGCAGTTGAGAACCTGGGCACGCCTGCGGACCGCCGTTGCCACCCTGCCCGGCACCACGGTGGCCGCGGCCGCCGCGTCAGCCGGATTCGCCGACCAAGCCCATCTCGCCCGCACCGCCCGCAGTCTCCTCGGCCGCACCCCCGCCTCCATGGGACAGCCCCCGACCTGCCGGGTGCCCTGAACCGGACACCCCATCAGCTCCCGGCGGGGAGACATCAGCCGGACGCCCGGCGGTACCTCTACTGGCTGGAAGAGCGGAAGTCCCCCACACCCGATGACCGGTTGCCCCAGCTGTAGCGTCAAGCGGCGAGTGCATGGGCCTGCTGGGACCAAGCTGTCGCCTCGTCGTACGATGTGCCGGTCTTGAGGCAGCCGTGCAGGATGCCGACGAGCCGGTTGGCGAGCTGGCGTAGGGCGGCGTTGAATTCGATGCCGCGGGCCCGTTGCTTCTCGTAGTAGGCCCTGGCGCCAGGGGAGACCCGCAGTGCAGAGAAGGCTTGGGCGATCAGCGCGTCGATGAGCCGGTCGTTGCGGACGTGCCGAGCGGTTACGACCTTCTTCTTGCCGGATGCGCGGGTGATCGGGCTGGTGCCGGCGTAGTTCTTGCGGGCCTTGGCACTGGCGTAACGGTGAGGGTCGTCGCCGAATTCTGCGAATACCCGGGCGCTGAGCATCGGTCCCAGCCCGGGCTGGGACCGGATGATCTCGGCGTTCGGGTGCCGGCAGAAGAAGTCCTCGACCTGCTCATGCAGGAACTTGACCTGCTCGTTCAAGGTGGCCAGCATCGCGATGAGCGCGCGCACGGAGACGGCGTAGGCCGCCGTCACAACGGCGGGCTGCCCCAGGTGCTTGGCGCGCAGTACGGCTTGGATCTTGGTGACCTTGTCGGGGATGCCGCGTCGGCGAGCGCGCTTGAGGGCCGCGCTTATCTGCGTGGCCGTCAGCTTCGCAGCGGAGACCGGATCGGGTGCCTTGGCGAGCAGTTCCAGGGTGTCGGGGGCGTCCAGGTCGTCGAGCGCCTCCAGGGCGGCGGGGAAGTAGTCGAGCAGGGCGTGCCGCAGCCGCTGCGTGGTGCGGGTACGTTCCCAGATCAAGGTCTTATGGGCACGCGTCACAACCTTGACCGCTTCGGCGTCAGCGGTGTCCCCGGAGATCGGGCGGAACTGGTGAGAGTCGGTGCGCACCATGTCAGCGAGCATGTGCGCGTCGGCCGCGTCGCTCTTGGCCCCCGATACCGCCAAGCGTTCCCGGTACCGGGAAGCCTGCAGCGGGTTGACCGCATATACCGTGTAGCCCGCGGCGATCAGCGCCTGCACCCACGGGCCCCGATCGGTCTCGATCCCAATCACCACCTCGGCCTTGCTGTCCTCCCCGAGCTCGGCGCCGATCATCGCGTGCAATCGCTCGATACCCGCGACGCCTTCCGGCAGCCGAGCCTTGGACAGCCGGCGACCTGTGGCGTCCATCAGCTCGACGTCGTGGTGGTCCTGGGCCCAGTCGTCCCCAACGAACAGCAACTCGTCCTCCGTCATCGACCTCGATCGGCAGCAGTCCGCAGGAGAACCATCAGCGACCTAATAAGGCTGTGCTCACGCCGCAATCGGGCGGGCACGACATCCCATCAGCGATTTCGCTCCTGGCCGACCAGCAGGGGCACGATCTGTCAACAGGACTCGAAGTCCAGGGAAAAGAGAGTGCTCACCTGCTGGTGGCTACCAGGCACCGCGTCTGCCGGATGGAGCCTCGGCAGGTGTTATTAGGGAACTTGCGCGGGAAGCCGAGGCCCGCATCTACCTCGACGACCTCGACGGTGCCGTGGACACTGCCCACTGCGCCGTAGTGCAGATGGGAGGCGTCTCCTCCGCCCGCGGCACCTCCACCCTCGACGACCTGCGGACCAAGCTCTCCGTCCGCAAGGACGTACCCCTGGTCCGCTGGAAAGCACCGCCTGACCTCAGGCATACGAGCGTCCTGCTGACCGCCGACCCTGGCAACAAAGTGCCTTTCTGGGCCCATCGGTCGAAGCCCTGCGGACCAAGGCACCGGTCGCTTCGTAGGTACCGCCGCCTGCTTACCACTGCCGTTACTACACGTACCACCGGCCCGAGTCCGAGCTCGGGCGATCGATGACGCGTCGTATGAAGCGGCCGATGCGTGTGGTGGGCTCGGCCAGCTGGATGCGGCAGGCCGCGCAGCGCAGTCCGTCGGGCGGCGGAGCGAGATCCTCTTGGGGGTCGTCGGTGGCAGTGTTGGCCTTCTTCAGCGGGCCGCCGCATTGCTGACAGGTCGGATCCGGTTCGACGGCTGACTTCCTGGCTTCCTCCTCCGCAGCGCGCTGCGCCCGCTGACGGTCCCTCCGGGCCTTGGCCTCTCGTTCCTCCCGCTCCCACTGCTCCTCGTACTCGCGTTGCTCCCGCTCCCGCTGCTGGCGCTCCTCCTCGCGCCGTACGGCCTCCCGGTGTTCGTAGGCGGCTTTGCCGTCGGGGTTGGCCAGGGCGTCGGCGAGCGTTTCCCATGCGCCGTGGCCGGCGCGCCACCACACCGCGCCCAACGGTCCGTGCTGTTGGAGGCGGTCGAGGGTGGTGAGCAGCAGCGGCACGGTGTCCTGGTAGTCGGTGAAGCTGTCGTCCTCGCTGGGGCTGTAGGAGTGCCCACTCCTGTAGTGGCCTTCCCAGTGGAGTCGAGTCAGGCGCACTACGTGGTCGATGCGGTTGTTCATCGCGGTGGCACCGACCTTCTTGGTGAACACGATGGCCAGCGGGGGGTGGTCCTGTCTCCAGTAGCCGCGGCTCCGGGGCTTTGCCTTCAACGGGTCGAACATCAATTGCCACAGCGGAACCCGGGCGTCGTCCTGCCAGCCGGGGCTGGCGGAGGGGTGCTTGACGGTGCGGCGGAAGAAGTCGCGGTACCGGCTGACCTTGTAGGAGAGGGTCACCGGGTTCTCGGTGCCGTTGTCGACCTCGACGAACAGCACCGGCAGCCGGTGCTCCGGCGCGGTTAGGACGGCGTCCGCGCGGAGGCTCCCCTTCGCGGGCGTGGTCTGCGTCCCGGCGACGGGAAGCACCACTTCCGTGGCCCAGGACGCGATCCGCCCCATGCCCACAGGACGCTGCTGAGGCGCCGGTGCCGCCGGCGTGGCGTCGTGCGACGGGACGCTGGCGGGGGCCGTGGTGGCTGCCTGAGAGCGTTTGCGGAGTACGGGGCGGGTCGGCTCGGGCGAGGTCTGCAGGAACGCGGCGATGGTGTCGGTAACCTTCACCGCGTGCTTGGCTCCCGCGCGTGCGGCGCCGCGGGCGGTGCCGCCCATTTCCTTCGTCGGGCGGTCGAGTAGGGTGGCAGCGGCCTCCAGGCCAGGGCCAGTCAGGTTCCACAGCTTCTCGGTGACCTGGTTGCCGTTCGCGTTGATGCGGCTGGCCGAGCCCAGCGACTCGACCAGACCCTCACGGGCGAGGTCGAGGCAACCGTTGCGGACCGTCTGCGCGCTGGCCGTACCGGGACACATCAACTGCCGGATCTGCTCGGCCGTCGCCACCTTCACTACCCCGAGGGCGGCAAGGACCATCTGCCGGGTCTTGGCCGTCGACCCGTACGGCCGCCGCGTCGTCCCACCCATCCCGCTCCCTCCCGCACCAGCCGCTCGGCTGGTGCGCTCCCGGCCCCGCGGCCCGAGCGCGCCCCGAAACCCGACGCCCCCGACCCACGCCCACCCCCAACACATAACACACCCCTCTGACAAGGGGAGGGGACGGAGGGTTGTCGAAGCGCGGGACCCCCCTTTACCAAGCGGTCTGACCTGCAGCTTTAGCCTCTGCTCCCAGCGAGGGCGGCGTAGGGGGAACCGTAGGGGACTGCGTAGGGCACACAGTAGGGGCCGCGCCGCACGGGCAGCCCCCAACCGCCCTCCTTACCACAGTGGCTACCACTGCAGGTCACAGCCTGTGGGGTTCCAGAACAGGGCCACCTGCGATGACCTGCGTCTCTACGCCGCTCGCTCGTATTCGTTGATCAGGCCTCCGAGGGTCGGTCGGCGCTTGATCTGCTTGTGTGAGAGGTCGGCGATGGGATGGTCGGGTCGTGGCGGGCGCAGCCGCTGTCCGCGGTGAGGCCGCCGCCCGTTGTAGTGGTGGGCGTACTCCTCCAGCACGGTGCGCAATTGGTGCTGGCCGAAGATGAGTATCCGGTCGGTGACCTCGGATCGAACTGTGCGCACGAACCTCTCCGCGTACGCATTCGCTCGCGGGCTTCGGGGCGGGATCTTCACAGCCTCGATGCCCGCTCCCGCTAGGACCGCGTCGAACGCTGCCGTGAACTGACCAGCCCGGTCTCGTACAAGACACATGAGCTCGGCAGCACGGTCGCCGAGATCGGCCATAAGGTTCCGGGCTTGCTGCGTGGTCCAGGGACGTCCGGATGATCGGTGATGCCGAGGATGTGCACGGAGCGAGTGCCGACTTCCATCGCGAAGAATACGTACAGTCGGCGCAAGCTGATCGCGCAGTCGACGTGGAAGAAGTCGACGGCGAGCATGGTCGAGGCCTGTGTATGGAGGAAGTGTCGCCATGTGGTGTCGGTCTGCCGCTGGGGTACTGGGGGTATCTTCAAGCGCTTGAGGCCTCTGCGGATCGTGGACGCGCCCACGCTGTGGCCGAGCTTGAGGAGCTCGCCCTGGATGCGTTGGTATCCCCATGAGGCGTTGTCCAGGGCAAGTTGTTCGATGAGCGTGGCGATCGCCTCGTCGATCGGCGGGCGGTCGGCGTGGTTCGGGTACGTCCACTTCTGTGCGACCAGTCGGCGGTGCCATCGCAGAATGGTGTTGGGCGTGACCAGACGGTGTTGTCGAAGCGCCCTGGGCAGCCGTCGGATCAGGGCGGCGAGGTAGGCGCGGTCGGCCCAGTCAGCGCGTGGCTTGGGGTTCGTGCGGCGCAGCACCGTGACCTCGTGCCGCAGGACCAGCAGCTCGATGTCCTTGGACCTGGAGGAACGGCTGAGTAGCACTAGCTAGTGGCTCATCTCGGTTTGTTGGCCGGGTAATTGATCCTCTACTCGTTGCGGGGCAGGCTGCTTCCAGGTCGTGATCGCGGAGGTGGTCGTGGGGCGTCGTCCGGGAGTGTTCATCCGGCCCGTGAGTATGGAGGAGGGCCGTCGGCTGCAGCAGATCAGCCGGACCGCGAAGGACCCGGTGAAGTTGCGGCGGACGATCGTGGTGATGATGTCCGCCCAGGGCCAGTCGGTGCCGGACATCACCTCGTTGATGCAGGTCAGCGCCGACTATGTGCGCGATGTCATCCATGCCTTCAACGAACGGGAGTTCGAGGCGCTGGACCCAAAATGGAGTGGGGGACGCCCCAGGACGATCAGTAGCGAGGTGCGCGAGCACATCTGCCTGATCGCCCGGACGTCCCCCGCCGACTGGCGTATCACCGCCTTCTCCACCTGGAGCCTGACCAAGCTGGCCGAGCACCTGGTGAAACAGTCAATCGTCCCGGCGGTCGGCCGCGAGACCCTGCGGCGGATACTGCGCGAGGGCAAAGTCTCCTGGCAGTCGACCACCACCTGGAAATCCTCGAACGACCCGGACTTCATTGCCAAGATGCACCGGGTCCTGGCGCTGTACGACACGCCGTCGGCCGATGGCCGGGTGGTATGCGTGGACGAGTTCGGGCCGCTGAACCTGATGCCCCGCAAGGGCAAGGCGTGGCGTCCACGCCGCTCACCTCGTCGTCTGCGAGCCACCTACAACCGGTACGACGGGGTAATGCACATGCTCGCCGCCCTCGATCTGGCCACCGGCAAGCTGTACTACCGGATCCGGCCGCGCAAACGATGGCGCGAGTTCCTGGTCCTGCTCAAGGCCCTGCGGGCCTGCTGGCCCGGCGAGAAGCTGTACGTCGTCCTGGACAACTTCTCCCCACACAAGCATGCCAATGTGCGGGCCTGGGCCGCGGCCAACGTCGAACTGGTCTTACTGCCGACCTACGGATCATGGCTGAACTGGACCGAGTCCGAGTTCGCCGCCCTGCGCTACTTCGCCCTCAACGGCACCGACCACTGCAGCCACCATGAGCAGAACACCGCCATCGCCGCCTACATGCACTGGCACAACGCCCAGTCCGGGCCGAAGACCAGCTTCGCCCCGGACTCGCCCATCCGCACCTGGACCGAGTACCCGGCCAAGGCCGCCTGAAGGACCGTTACTCCTCCGGCAGTTCCACGATCACCAACGTGCCCCGGCTTCCGGGGCGGACCGTGTGTGCAGCTCCCGCCGCAACCATGAACAGCTCGCCCGCCCGCACCGACAGCGGCATGCCGTCCACCTCCAGCTCCAGCCGGCCGTCGAGGACCAGCAGAGCCTCGGCGGCCCCATGGCTCTCTTCCTCGACTGGCAGCCCGTCCATGCGCAGTACCTTTACGCAGGCCGCCCCCACCATGCCCAGCCTGCGAGAGCTCCACGCCTCCGGCAGACCGGCCGCCGTCTCCGCAAGGTCGACCGCACTCATGGCACACCCCTCCTCACGGACCCGGTCGGTCATGCCGAACGGCCCCGCACACAAAGATCAATGGATGCCCTGAAAGCTACCTGACCAGGAAAAACAAGTGGTCGACCGTTTGGCAAAGCCTGTCTCCGGGGCCAGACCGAAGCCAACCCCCGGCCCACGCCAGAGGCTCATCCATTAACCGGCCAACGATCCGAGACGAGCCACTACAGTAATCAGCGGCCGAGTCGTCGTGAGACGCCGGGCGGCCAGGTGAGTGGAACCATCGAGGGCAACCGCATAGAAGCCATACCCGGTGTCTCTGGGTCTCTGGACCTTACGATGGCCCGTCCAACCCACGACCAAGGTAGGACCGCATAGCCTCAAAACGAGATCACCGAGTGGCTGTCAATACACCACCCTGGTCAGCACCCGGGACAGCGACGGGAAGACGGGCGCCTCAGGGGCGAACATCAGGGTTGTTGCACACCCAACGACCCCGTCGCCCTGCCGGAACCGGTGCAGGGCCTTGCGCACCGTCACCCGGTGGACCTCCACGATCCCGGCGATCTCCGACGCTGTCTGCGTTATCTCAACCCCGCCTCTGCTCGCATCACCCGCGCGATGTCCCCTGCCTCTCCGGCCCCGTACGCGCGCACCGCTCGACCGTGCGCGGGCGGGGATCCCGACGAGACAGGAACAGAGCGGCTCTCGTTCGCGAGCGCCTGCGCCGACAGGGTAGGTGCCGATTGATCATCCGGCCAGGTCAGCGGCGTGACAGGTGGTCGGCTGCGCGCGGTGGTCCGGGTGCAGCGGAGAGTGTCGGTCCCGGCGTGATGATCAGATCACGGTTGCGAAATTCCCGAGGAGGGCGGGATGCCGGGCGGCTCCCGCGATCGGCCGGAGAATTTCTTGGCTCATTCTGGGCAGGGTGTCGATCAAAAATCCCGAACGGAAATCATTGGCAGCACAATCCATGCTCGGCCGATGCACATACGGATACGGATACGGCACGTGCGGAGTATGCTGGAAGGTGCCGGAGGACTTACCGGCAGGGCGACTGCGAGGAGGTGCATATGCAACTCGGCAAGGCAGGGTCGCTGATTCTGCGCCTCGTGGCCGCGAAATTCTCGCCCGGCTATTCAGCGGGATAACAATAGAAGACTCATGTGGTCCGCGGAGAGCAGGGTCGGCCCCTTCTGTTCCGACCGGCGTTCACGCGGGTCGCAGGCCGTTTTCGCAGAGATGCGGAGGCGGCCTCTTGCTGGGCCGGTCGACCCATCGGCCGGCTGTCGGCGAACGCGTGGTCCGAGCGGTTCGGGATGCCCTTAACCAGCTTCGCGATCAGCCGGAACCCGACTCCGCTGTCCAGTGACGTCGAAGGCTGCGGATTGAAGCTTTTAGTTTGCGGGGGATTTTGCGGGCTGAAGAGCTACCTTGCGGCGAGGGGCGGGGTGAGCCGGACGTGGTGCATGCGTTGGGGGTACTGCCGGGCGGTGCCGCCGGGCCGTCGGCGGAGGGGTCGAGGTCGCGTACGTCGCCCCCGATGGGTCGGAGTGGCTGCGCCTGCTGGTGTCTGTGGTCACCAGCTGACCAGCAGGGTGCGCAGGCCGCCAGTGACCCGCTCCTTGTCTGTTGACAGCACCGCCCACAGGGCGTGCAGGCCCAGGCCCGGAAGGCGCTGGGGCAGCTGTTCGCAGACGGTCCGCAGTGCGACCCGGGCCAGGTCTGCCCCAAGGCAGTAAAACTTCCCGCGACCGAAGGCGATGTGAGGGTTCGGTGCTCGGGTGATGTCGAACAGGTTGGGGCCGGTGAACCGGTTCGGGTCGCGGTTGGCCGCCTGGAGAGCGAACACCACCAGGTCCCCAGCCCGGATCAGGCTGCCGCGGAAGGGAATGTCCTCGCGCGCGTACCGAGGAATCCAGCTCCCGCCAGGGACGGCAAGGCGCAGGATCTCCTCGGCTGCGCCCGCAGCCAGCGACGGATCATCGTGGAGCGACTGGTACTGGTCGGGGTGGGCCAGCAGGAACAGCAGCCCGTAGGCGATCCGGGCCGCGACGGTCTCGTGCCCGCCGAAGAACAGGTGCCCGGCTGCCTCGATGGCCTGCTCCCGCGTCAGTGGGCCGTGCGGTGTGAGTGCTCTGGCAAGGTCGGTCAGCGCATCGTCTGCAGGGTCCGCGTGCCGGCGGTCGATCAGCTCTCCCAGCCGGCCGAGGAGGGCGGAGCGGGCGGCTTCGGCCGCCGCTCGGTCGCCGGGTACGCGGATGGCATCCGACCAGGCCCGCATACGGGCGTGCTCCTCGCTCGGGATGCCGACGAAGTCAAGAATCAGGCGGGTGGCGAAAGGCTCAGCGACCATCTGGCGCAGGTCTGCGGGTGGCCCGGCGGCCAGCATCGTGTCGATCAGTCCGTCAAGCAGGGGGACGGCCAGCTCCCGCTGCGCGCTCAGGTCGGGGCTGGTAAAGCGCGGTGTCAAAACGCGACGCCAGAACTGGTGATCACCGAGCTCGGTGTCGAAGTTCGACTGCGGGACGAACATGGCCGCGTCCCACAACCGCAACGCCTGCTGCGGACGGGGATGCGACCTGCCGATACGCGGATCGGCGGCGAGCTTGCGGACGTCGTCATAGCGCGTCACCAGCCAGCCCTCGCCCCCGGCAGCGGTCCGTAGCAGCCGCGGCCCGGGGCAGGCACGCAGCGTGCTGAATTCCTCCGGCTCCTCCAGAGGCGACCCGCAGAAGAACGGCATCGGCCCGATGTTCACCATGCACCCCTTTCTCAGCCCCACACACCTACCCAAGCTTGCCGCCACGGACCCGCCGTGCACGGCGGGGGAAGCCGGCACTTGTTGCCGAAGGCCCGTCCCGCCCGTCCGCCAGCGGAGGACTTTGGCGATCGGACGACCGCTGGCGCGGCCCGCCGCAGAGAATGAAAGGTAGGTCTGCACAAGCCTGGCGACGGCCGTGCAGACCTACCTTGCACCCCGCTTGTCACGGCCAACGAAGGTGCAGACTTCAGCCACAGCGGACGTCGGTGGGTGGTGTCAGGCTGCGTTTCCGGCTCGGGATCCGCAGGTTCAGGTGACGCTGTTACCTCGGGGCGAGCCGGGTCCGATCGGCTGGCTGGGCAGATGTGGGGAAGGGCGACTCCGGGTCGCTGGCTGACGACTCATCTCGGGCCGAGCAGTGCCCGTCGGCCACGCGCTCGTATCCACAGCCGAAGACCAGGACCTGCACCAAACGG is a genomic window of Streptomyces gilvosporeus containing:
- a CDS encoding cupin domain-containing protein, which translates into the protein MSAVDLAETAAGLPEAWSSRRLGMVGAACVKVLRMDGLPVEEESHGAAEALLVLDGRLELEVDGMPLSVRAGELFMVAAGAAHTVRPGSRGTLVIVELPEE
- a CDS encoding replication-relaxation family protein: MGGTTRRPYGSTAKTRQMVLAALGVVKVATAEQIRQLMCPGTASAQTVRNGCLDLAREGLVESLGSASRINANGNQVTEKLWNLTGPGLEAAATLLDRPTKEMGGTARGAARAGAKHAVKVTDTIAAFLQTSPEPTRPVLRKRSQAATTAPASVPSHDATPAAPAPQQRPVGMGRIASWATEVVLPVAGTQTTPAKGSLRADAVLTAPEHRLPVLFVEVDNGTENPVTLSYKVSRYRDFFRRTVKHPSASPGWQDDARVPLWQLMFDPLKAKPRSRGYWRQDHPPLAIVFTKKVGATAMNNRIDHVVRLTRLHWEGHYRSGHSYSPSEDDSFTDYQDTVPLLLTTLDRLQQHGPLGAVWWRAGHGAWETLADALANPDGKAAYEHREAVRREEERQQREREQREYEEQWEREEREAKARRDRQRAQRAAEEEARKSAVEPDPTCQQCGGPLKKANTATDDPQEDLAPPPDGLRCAACRIQLAEPTTRIGRFIRRVIDRPSSDSGRWYV
- a CDS encoding DoxX family protein, with the protein product MIQPWWPLAGLAVIHLADAAMCLKPVGFIRDCLRDVGFPRRFWPLLPLMKTATAAGLVAGIWSTPLAVLTSAAVVCYFLTAVGMHIRARDLGRNLFLNASGMLVLSTATFVFALQTA
- a CDS encoding cytochrome P450 gives rise to the protein MVNIGPMPFFCGSPLEEPEEFSTLRACPGPRLLRTAAGGEGWLVTRYDDVRKLAADPRIGRSHPRPQQALRLWDAAMFVPQSNFDTELGDHQFWRRVLTPRFTSPDLSAQRELAVPLLDGLIDTMLAAGPPADLRQMVAEPFATRLILDFVGIPSEEHARMRAWSDAIRVPGDRAAAEAARSALLGRLGELIDRRHADPADDALTDLARALTPHGPLTREQAIEAAGHLFFGGHETVAARIAYGLLFLLAHPDQYQSLHDDPSLAAGAAEEILRLAVPGGSWIPRYAREDIPFRGSLIRAGDLVVFALQAANRDPNRFTGPNLFDITRAPNPHIAFGRGKFYCLGADLARVALRTVCEQLPQRLPGLGLHALWAVLSTDKERVTGGLRTLLVSW
- a CDS encoding helix-turn-helix domain-containing protein; protein product: MSITSARTWALERNDRRLVFASDPNGAMFAETGAFSVSVHRHPVWKVVLSPGGLVETRLPGERPVTSAGVIVPPLLVHTAGASSSYTALLLDPWKLPPDVGLIHLDRATVHRLLAALDQNAEPGPDADLAAAAVELTALTGPAQPLDPRVAHAIGESTRDTPPAAIGSIAAAVGLSATRLRALVRTSVGVPLVQLRTWARLRTAVATLPGTTVAAAAASAGFADQAHLARTARSLLGRTPASMGQPPTCRVP
- a CDS encoding DoxX family protein, with translation MFAAYLVVTLLTSAVNGSAAIANFIGHDYPKSQADKLRVPRSWMRPLGTLLALGALGLLAGFAVPVLGALAAMGLGLYFLGALCAHLRVRDHQLGPWAVFFCLPVAALAVNLAYYGTR
- a CDS encoding integrase core domain-containing protein, with protein sequence MADLGDRAAELMCLVRDRAGQFTAAFDAVLAGAGIEAVKIPPRSPRANAYAERFVRTVRSEVTDRILIFGQHQLRTVLEEYAHHYNGRRPHRGQRLRPPRPDHPIADLSHKQIKRRPTLGGLINEYERAA
- a CDS encoding IS630 family transposase; protein product: MEEGRRLQQISRTAKDPVKLRRTIVVMMSAQGQSVPDITSLMQVSADYVRDVIHAFNEREFEALDPKWSGGRPRTISSEVREHICLIARTSPADWRITAFSTWSLTKLAEHLVKQSIVPAVGRETLRRILREGKVSWQSTTTWKSSNDPDFIAKMHRVLALYDTPSADGRVVCVDEFGPLNLMPRKGKAWRPRRSPRRLRATYNRYDGVMHMLAALDLATGKLYYRIRPRKRWREFLVLLKALRACWPGEKLYVVLDNFSPHKHANVRAWAAANVELVLLPTYGSWLNWTESEFAALRYFALNGTDHCSHHEQNTAIAAYMHWHNAQSGPKTSFAPDSPIRTWTEYPAKAA
- a CDS encoding IS110 family transposase; amino-acid sequence: MLFVGDDWAQDHHDVELMDATGRRLSKARLPEGVAGIERLHAMIGAELGEDSKAEVVIGIETDRGPWVQALIAAGYTVYAVNPLQASRYRERLAVSGAKSDAADAHMLADMVRTDSHQFRPISGDTADAEAVKVVTRAHKTLIWERTRTTQRLRHALLDYFPAALEALDDLDAPDTLELLAKAPDPVSAAKLTATQISAALKRARRRGIPDKVTKIQAVLRAKHLGQPAVVTAAYAVSVRALIAMLATLNEQVKFLHEQVEDFFCRHPNAEIIRSQPGLGPMLSARVFAEFGDDPHRYASAKARKNYAGTSPITRASGKKKVVTARHVRNDRLIDALIAQAFSALRVSPGARAYYEKQRARGIEFNAALRQLANRLVGILHGCLKTGTSYDEATAWSQQAHALAA